In Pseudomonas rhizosphaerae, one DNA window encodes the following:
- a CDS encoding EamA family transporter, with the protein MPISTISLVLFAALLHAGWNALLRGGADRLWSMTVMCLAVAGTCIVLALFMVAPAMASWPYAVLSGVLHVGYNLFLVRSYRMGDLGQTYPVARGSSPILIALGAAIFAGEHIQASALAGICLVSGGIILLAFSKGKLAVPSLPYALGTGVFIAAYSVTDGIGARLSGAPMAYTVWMCVLWGVLMPMVYIGRRGARSLFAYRPGMATAAAGGLVSLLAYGIVIQAMTDAPMGMVSALRETSVLFAALIGWFFLGESLTVRKVLACTIIAAGTIIIG; encoded by the coding sequence ATGCCTATTTCCACCATCTCCCTCGTGTTATTCGCCGCCCTGCTCCATGCCGGTTGGAACGCACTGCTGCGCGGTGGCGCGGATCGGCTCTGGTCGATGACCGTCATGTGCCTGGCCGTGGCTGGCACTTGCATCGTCCTGGCACTGTTCATGGTGGCTCCAGCCATGGCGAGCTGGCCGTATGCCGTGTTGTCGGGCGTGCTGCACGTGGGCTACAACCTGTTTCTGGTGCGCAGCTACCGGATGGGCGACCTCGGGCAGACCTATCCGGTTGCCCGCGGCTCGTCGCCGATCCTGATCGCGCTGGGTGCAGCGATATTCGCCGGCGAGCACATCCAGGCCAGTGCCTTGGCCGGCATCTGCCTGGTCTCGGGCGGCATCATCCTGCTGGCCTTCAGCAAGGGCAAACTGGCCGTGCCCAGCCTGCCCTACGCCCTGGGCACCGGTGTGTTCATCGCAGCCTACAGCGTCACCGATGGCATCGGTGCGCGCCTGTCCGGCGCCCCCATGGCCTATACCGTGTGGATGTGTGTGCTGTGGGGGGTGCTGATGCCGATGGTGTATATCGGTCGGCGCGGAGCGCGCAGCCTGTTTGCTTATCGTCCCGGAATGGCAACGGCGGCTGCCGGCGGCCTGGTGTCCCTGCTAGCCTATGGCATCGTCATCCAGGCCATGACCGATGCACCCATGGGTATGGTCTCGGCGCTGCGCGAGACCAGCGTGCTGTTCGCAGCCTTGATCGGCTGGTTCTTCCTGGGCGAAAGCCTCACCGTGCGCAAAGTGCTGGCCTGTACGATTATCGCTGCCGGCACCATCATCATCGGCTGA
- a CDS encoding organic hydroperoxide resistance protein: protein MNVLYTATATATGGRDGRAVSSDKILDVALATPKELGGAGGAATNPEQLFAAGYSACFIGALKFVAGQSKRSVPADTSITANVGIGQIPGGFGLDIDLHIHLPGLEQADAEALVEAAHQVCPYSNATRGNVDVRLHVTV from the coding sequence ATGAACGTTCTCTATACCGCAACCGCAACTGCCACCGGTGGCCGTGATGGCCGTGCTGTCTCCAGTGACAAGATTCTCGACGTGGCTCTGGCAACACCGAAAGAACTGGGCGGTGCCGGCGGTGCAGCGACCAACCCGGAGCAGCTGTTCGCGGCGGGCTACTCGGCCTGCTTCATCGGCGCCTTGAAATTCGTCGCCGGCCAGAGCAAGCGCAGCGTGCCGGCCGACACCTCGATCACGGCCAACGTGGGCATCGGCCAGATCCCCGGCGGTTTCGGTCTGGACATCGATCTGCACATCCACCTGCCAGGTCTGGAACAGGCCGACGCCGAAGCGCTGGTCGAAGCGGCCCACCAGGTCTGCCCGTACTCCAATGCCACCCGCGGCAACGTCGACGTTCGTCTGCACGTCACTGTCTGA
- a CDS encoding LysR family transcriptional regulator: MQLSRANLADIIYFLAIAKHQSFSRASVEVGISASALSHAMKGLEARLGVRLLNRTTRSVTLTAAGEELQGLVSHPLTDISNALETLNRLRDEPAGRIRLNVLSDGAKLLLGPVLPVFVERYPDIEVDLTVTNRMIDVIGEGHDAGIRFGGTVPSDMIAQRLSPDVRWSVVGTPCYLERFGVPTHPEQLKAHRCLKIRLGNARLYDWEFVKDGQKLEVQVPGAITIDETRVGVALVTRGAGLMYVPERVIARYIEDGTVQEVLKDWAHTDPGFHIYYSSFRQVPVGLRLLIDLIRELEPMGPLPR, encoded by the coding sequence ATGCAACTGAGTCGTGCCAACCTGGCTGACATCATCTATTTCCTGGCCATTGCCAAGCACCAGAGCTTCAGCCGTGCGAGCGTCGAAGTCGGCATCAGCGCTTCGGCGCTCAGCCATGCCATGAAAGGCCTGGAGGCGCGCCTGGGCGTTCGCCTGCTCAATCGCACCACCCGCAGCGTGACCCTTACCGCTGCCGGCGAAGAGCTGCAGGGGCTGGTCAGCCATCCACTGACCGACATCAGCAACGCCTTGGAGACCCTCAACCGGTTGCGCGACGAGCCGGCAGGTCGCATTCGTTTGAACGTCCTCAGCGATGGCGCGAAATTACTGCTCGGCCCTGTCCTGCCAGTGTTCGTGGAGCGCTATCCCGACATCGAAGTGGACCTGACCGTCACCAACCGGATGATCGATGTGATTGGCGAGGGCCACGACGCAGGCATTCGTTTCGGCGGCACGGTGCCCAGTGACATGATCGCTCAGCGATTGTCCCCGGATGTGCGCTGGAGCGTGGTGGGAACACCCTGCTATCTCGAGCGTTTCGGTGTGCCCACTCATCCCGAGCAGTTGAAAGCCCATCGGTGCCTGAAGATCCGCCTCGGCAACGCGCGGTTGTATGACTGGGAGTTCGTCAAGGACGGCCAGAAACTCGAGGTGCAGGTACCCGGCGCGATCACCATCGATGAAACCCGCGTCGGCGTTGCATTGGTCACCCGAGGAGCCGGTCTGATGTACGTACCTGAACGTGTCATCGCCAGGTACATCGAGGACGGCACCGTGCAGGAGGTCCTGAAGGACTGGGCCCACACCGATCCTGGCTTCCACATCTACTACTCGAGCTTTCGACAGGTGCCCGTTGGGCTCAGGCTGCTGATCGATCTGATCCGGGAGTTGGAGCCCATGGGACCGCTGCCCAGATGA